Part of the Serinus canaria isolate serCan28SL12 chromosome 1, serCan2020, whole genome shotgun sequence genome is shown below.
GAATTGAGTCATACAATCAGTGCAGGTGGCTcagggtgcagctgcaggagctgcaggttgaGCTCTGGGGGGTGGGAGCCCCAGGCAAGACCCTGCACTGACCCTTTGCCCCTCAAAAGTCACAGGCACCTGTGGCACCAGCCAGGGAAATAAACAGCTTTAAGGATCCAAATGCCTGAGATTGCTATGGGAAACCTGGGGTTGAGCTGCCAAGTCCACAAGCAAGCCATGGGATAACAGCATCATGAAATTTGCAGGGCCACGTCTGAATTGCACCAGTTGTGCCTTATAAATGCTCAAGAACTTCAGAAAGAGTCTTTTTCCAAGGAACAACAGTGATCCCTGACTGATGACATGTGTGTTTCACTGATGTTTTCTGGCTAAATTACATTTATGTGAAACAAACCTTGTAAAACTCTAGATGCAGATTCCTGGCTGGGAAATTCCTGGGGTATTAGACATCAGTATCAGCATCATTATAAAATGATGGTTGTAGTGATATATCCATAAACAAGGACTATTTatgctctgctgagcagggagaggaagccTTCCTTTCCTTAGTTTTACTGCATCCCTGATGGACTTAGAGCCAGCCCAGATAGATAAGGGACGTGTTGCATTCCTGCTGAGGTGGCCTGCAATAAAAACTGTGGGAAACTATATCTTGAGCCCTCAGTTTTAGTATAGTGCTATGAAATTTTTAAGATAACAACGGCAAaataaaatgtcctttttttggTCCATGGGATTGTTAGGCAAGGGATCAGAGGAGTGCACCCCTGGACTGGGGTCCTATGTGATGGGAATGTTACATAATCCAGAAgtggagagctgggaaattTACTTTGTTGAAGTTCCCCTGGGTATTTAGGGAAGTCCTATCCCAGAACAAGGTTGTCAAAGCATCAAAGTCTGAccatccctcagcccctcctctgcAGGGGGGTCTCAGCTGCCATCAGCTGACATGGGGTTTGTGACAGGGAACCATGAACTTTCTGTGATCCTGGCCCATTccctgaaatgagaaaaaaaggcCTCACAGTTTATCCACATGAGCTGTGAGAAGTGGGACTCAGTAAAGAAGGAGAGATTGCTCTAGATCAGTTGCTGGTTATGTGCAGAGATGCTCTCAGTCAGGCCAGTGCTGTAGTCAAAGTGAACAGGGAATGCAGGGAGTTCTGGCAAACTCTGTGCTCCAGACATTTTACATATCACTAATAATCACCAGTTGTTTATTTGTGCAGGAGCTGTAGCTGTGTCCCCCAATCCTGTCTGTCAGACTGAGCAACCAGTTCCTAAACCAGGTCTAACTATAATGTACTTGCACATGCACATAGATGATGAGTTGTAagtgaaggaaattaaaagcttGATCAGGAAATCCTCCATGTCAGGAGAAAGCAAGCAGCACAATAAATGTCTGATTCCCTGATCTTTAACATTGGACAACTGCAACTATGGGGTGTGTCTTTAAGAAGAGGCAGACTCGTGATGAGTCACACAGCAATGACCTGTGAAAGGGAGGtgaacatttgtttttcagtcatCTGTGAAAGGGGATTTTGCTTTTAACAtgtcagctcctgcagcacagtgagGGAGGATTGATTTACtgttctgatttatttttgtagctTATCTGAATAAATAGTCCTGCTGATACAGTGAGTACTTGGCCTCCTGTGTCTAGACCAGGATTTAATGATTGCTAGTGGAagggccttaaagatcatctagttccaactgATGCTCTGTTTCCTACACCTCTTTCGTATTTCTTTCTATCTGTCTACCTCCCCTTTCTTGTCACATAAAATCcatgttaaataaaatctgtatgTTGTCTTCATATGGTCTCTTTTGCACCTGCATTTGGGCAGAGGCCTCTTTCCCTCATGGGTTTGTAACACCTGCTCAGGGTCCCTTCAGGGTCCCTTTCAGCCACCatcattccaggattctgtcAGCTCCTCACttccctcttcttcttccctctgctttgaGCTGGGAATGTGCTTGAAATTTGCTATCTGCTCTGACAAGGCCACACAGCTTCGGGACCTTGTCACCTGAATGTGTCTCTGACACCCCAAAACACCTTCCCTGCCCCACTCTCCCTAAGGGAAGTCCCCCTATTTGCCCATCCTTGGCAGCGCTCATCTCATCCCATTCTGCCCGTTCTGGATGGTGGGGCAGAGCACACATTCAGAGAGTTTGCTGGTGACACAAAACTGGGAGGTGTGGCTGACACCCCAGAGGGTTGTGCTGCCATCCTGgtggacagggacaccagtTCCTTGTGGGGAGAATGGCCTGGCTGAGGCTTAGGGCTTGAGAGGCGCCAGCCATGTCAGACCAAGGGCAGGTGCACAAAGCCTGGGGAGAAGGATCTCCTGCTCAGAGGGGACACCAAGGATGCAGAGTGACAGCCACAAGGACATTTGGCACAACTTCCCAGATAAGGACAGAACTCATAAAGCCAACTCAGCAACTGTGCTGAAATTAGCTCCAGCTGGGGAAAAGGTACTTCTGGCACAGGGAGACAGTGACCACCAACTCCTGGCCCAGTGACCCCAGAAACACAGcgagaaaaaagaagagacagactgagcacaggggaagaCTAGATAGCATAAAAAGTGGGGCAATCTTCTAGccaatagaaaaatattaatacattAATATGAAGGTATCAGTTAGTTATTGCAAATCAATATTAGTTAAtaataagataaaatattaacttaatatttaattataaataataaatagaaaaaaaagattattttaaaacacaaatgtaaatatatatattatttaatcTTTATAATGtccataaataataaatatctagaaataaaaatatatttttaatatttaaggaTAATCTATTATGAAGTATATGATATACAACATTGTAGATTACATGTAATATTAATGTAAtatctaaatatttaaatatgataccataaaatataaaaataattaaaaataattaataagaGAACTGTATTACTGGTAGCCAATGAACACGAATGCCTTCATTCACTAAAATGTATCATTAACAAAAAGTTTTGATAGTCactgtgctggctctgtggaTTTGCCACCCAGCACCTCCTTCTGTGCAGAActgtaaataaaggaaatagCTGAACTCTGTGGGGATTGGTTTCTTGCACACGGGGTGAAAGAATCCCTTTTGGGACAGCAGCTTTGCCATGGCCACATGGATAAaagatgctgcttttccagccaggctcagctgtgcctggcccaTCTCGGAGCCAgccaagcagcagagcagcagagatctgAAACTCGGCAGCTGCGCGGTCACTGTGGCCCAGacaatcccacagcagccacgAGAGCCCCTCTGGGAACGAACACCAAATCCCAGAGGGCACCTCTGCGAGCCGGCTCCCCGAGTCCCTGCACCGAGGAGTTGTCCTCCAGGTGTTTGGGGAACCTCCTGGGGCTGCTTGGACCAGCTGTGTGGTGTTCCAGTGAGCACCTGGCAAGCTGAGTTCCCCAACAGGGACAAGGGCAGCTGGTTTGGAGGCATCCCCTTGGTTCCTTAAAGAATCATTTGTTGCGGTCATTGTCCTTGTTGGGTGGTCAAGAACAGCCTCCCACAAAACACTGCTAGGGAATTCCTAGGAGCTAGGAATTCctaggaaataaaaagcacaacCACACAGGATTTAGCTGAGAAGTACAAGGTTGAAATGTGTATTGCTTTTGGCTAAAACAtagctattaaaaaatattttttatttttaatgagacCTGCAATGGAGATGGAGACAGGCCAAAAGGTCTATTCTTTGGATCAACTTTGGAAGAAGGAGCTGCGAGTGTAAAGTCTGTGTTTTGGAGGAGAAGCTACATTTCCTATGCTGCTGAAAACCTctcctggaaagaaaagcaaaacaaaacacaaaaccaaaccaagcaaccaaaaaacaacaacaagcCCCctcaacccaaaccaaaatgaaaacacagcacaaaaaaagaaaaacaaaacccgaaaaccagagcagagaactgaaatcaaaactgaaattaaatccCCAGAAATGAAGAACTGCTGTCACTCAAATGGTATCAAGCCAACCATGTCAATCCTCTGAATTCTAGTCATGGTTCAGCATCTCACTGCAGCTAAGAAGAGATCACATAAATCACAGTCACACATTACTTTCCTCCAGGCACTATGTTTTAAGGAAAAGCATCAGCTTCTCTTTGCTTGTCTGGGTGGGTTGCTCTTGGTCAGACTTTTCCTTTAAGCACAACCTGCCTCCAAAAGAGCatctttcactgtttttcctgtcttctatttttcttttaagtataGTGGAAACTTCCCACTTTGAACACACAAAGAACATGAAGAAACAGTTGCCACTGAGGAACTGAAATGTTACTTATTATTTGATCAATATTTTCAATGGCTGCCATCAAACTGGACtagcagggatccagggatttTTAAGAGACATGTCAGGACCCTGAAATACTTTTCATGCTCTTAAATAGAGAAGTAAAAAAGGAACTTTGTCCAGGTACTTTGTTCTTTATGGGACTGGTTGTCATGTTAACATGGGAGGTAAAAATGGGAGCATCTAAAATGTGTTTCTACATGGGGGAACGAGGGACCTCTCTGTGGAATGCTCTGCTGGGCATATTGGAAATGGGAGCCAGCCCCTGGCAAAGTGTAGGAAAGGAAGGTCTGGCACGATGGGGGCAAAGCTGCTGGTGTCCACCCAAGGTGACCTCCAGCCACGTCTGTGGCTGCCAGTGCCTGCCCAGGACAGGTAAGCACCAGAAGGTTGGGTACTTCTAGAGATGCAGAGGATGTGGAAAACCGCTGCTACCACTTGCTGTTCCATCCCACTTCTAAATCCACAAACCCACACCCTGAGTCATGCCACAGCCTAAAGCTCGTGGCTTCCCATGGGATTTGAAAAAGATCCCTACTGGGATTGGAAGAAGATGGATTTCTGTGCAGGCTTTACCTTTACTGCATGGTGGTGACCCCATGTGTGTAATAAGCACCCAGAGGTATTTCCCAGCACTTTCCCAGCTCAGGAGAATGCAGGAAATCACTTCCTACCTGCTCCTTGTCGTTGGCAACACCAGCTGGCATGGAGAACATCGACCTccaccactgcagctgctgttttgccccagattaatttttcagaattagGATTccatgaaaaagcttttcactTCTTCCTAGGAGGCAGTTCCTTTAAAAGTGTTCAAACTGTGGGTGCAAAGTCAGAATCCCACTCTCAAACCAACTCTGCAAGATTGCTTTTAATCTGAATAGTGATTGAAAAAGTGGCAAGTGATCACTTTTGCATGATTTCTTCAGGTCAGAGGGTTGTGATAGTACTTGAGAGTCCTCTGCTTGCCATATTTAAGTACTGTGTCatgaacaaatgaaaacaaagctgatGATGGCTGTCCAGCACTGCAGATTATCAACACACTTCAGTCAAGTCCAGGTGACTCAGCTTCATCTCTGCAAGAGTGGAAACACCATAGAGTTAAAGACCATTTTGCTAGAATTTGTGCTGTGAAAGGTTCTCAGAGTGATTTGATCTTGGATTCAAATGAAAGGGGTGCAGCTTTTACTGGTGCTAAGAGTGGAACATTTTTACAGAGTTTGAAGAACAGAGGAAATATAAAGCATGAGAATGTTGTACTTCATGGTAGCTGctaaacagaaattaaagtaaaatttaattgTAATTGATGTGAGATTAATTgtggcctggagcaggaggcagtGGCTGTCAGACTTCACAGAGCTTAAGGGCTGCCACAGAGCTTGGCATTCTTGAGGACTGCCAGCCATTAGCACTGTaattatgttatttttataattcaGGCATGTAGCAAAGGGTGATTATGATGCAAAGGAATAAATGTCCTGCCAGTAACACAGGCACCACCcgaaaaattattattattattaagaaGAATGACTTAATAGGGAAAAACATTGAAACAGCTATTGAAATGCTCAGTTTGTACCCATCTCATCAGCAAGGTGCTAAGGAGCAACCACTGAGTCTGCCAAAGTCAAATTGAGTCAGACTAGTTTAAATGGTTTTTTTGGCAGTGTCCCTGAGCTATGGAGCAGTTTGCAAAACAGTAGCAGGAAACTTTAGGGACTGGTGAGAGACACAACACCAGAAAGCTGCTGGGAACACAGCAGTGACTGCAAGTGGCAGCCATGGTTGGAGATTTGAAGCTTTGAAGCTTCATTTGAAGTTTCCAAGGGGGCTTCAAGCAGGAATCACAGAACTAATGTTTTaatattgagaaaaaaaatgtaaggaaaGATTTAAACAGGTGGGTTCAGTCTAGGGAGGAGAGAGTAGATGAGGACAATCATCAGACACATCATGGAATGGTATAAAAAGAATAGGGATGAGTTATTCTCCATGTAATTGGCTTGGTCCTTTTGGGTTAGTTCCATATGGTTGGGGAATAATTAGAATAGCAGTGGAATGCTGCAGGAAGCAACTTCAGTTAAGGAATCAGCCATATGGGAGATGTCTGAACCACAGGGGGACAAACACCACTTAAGACCAGTCCAGACACAtgctgtgctttaaaaaaagggaaattgaaTAAATGTTTCTACAGCTTCCTTTCAATCATGTACTTGATTCTATATTTAACACAAACAACACTTATGCTTGCATGAAGTCCctacatttttttatataagTTGAacttaaaggaagaaaaaacaattacatcAAACTATGTAGATTTGCAGCTTGAATTTGGCTAAATAATTCAAGTAACTGGTCTTTACATGTTAGCATTGCTGTTCTGTGTTGTCAACATCACTAAAAGCAGCTCAACAAATGTGCCTGTTCTTGCCATACTTTCTCTGAACAGAAGAAATGTTATTAATAAGCTGACACCCAAGTCATTTGCTGTATTGCAAATGATTTTATATTACAATTTAGACTAAGTCCTGTTTGTGTATTAGTGCTTAAAGGGaaccaaaagaaaagacatACTGAAAGAAACAAGTAACACCAAAGCTCTAAAAGTATTAATGATAATGTACTCACTTTCCAAAATCCTGGCATTTTATGACTGAGTTCCTGAACATTGCATTTCCAAACCAGactatttattttcacttcctATCAAAATACCTACTTGTTTTCAGATTAGAATAAAaccacagagaggaaaaataggTTAAAAACTGTGCACCTGACCACTTTTACAACTGGTGTTCAGATGCTTATTGAGTTCTGGAGGCAATTAATTAGAGTAATggatataaaaatatagaattGTCTTTATTAATGAGGTATGCATTTGTTCAGATCAGGTTTCTTGGGATACAGCCTTCTATTTGAATTTCAGCTGGCCAGCCTTTGTATCTGTTCTTTGTCTTGTCAGAGTGGTttatctgtaaaaataaaataaataaaataaataataaaaaaatcagtatttagtttttttctatttacatACCAGTTTGTCAAACCTTATATAAGAGGAGGAGGTCATGAAGGAGgactgggaagctgaggagaaTGTTGCACATCTTGCTTAACATAATGGGTGAAGATTCTGCCAGTTTCTCTCTTACACAGAGTGCTTTATTTATGTCACAGATGACTATCATGATATACACTAAACTGATTATCTTTGTCCAGCAGAAGATCTGAAATGTGAAGAATACTGCAAAAATATTCTGCACCAGCACAAGTTAGGGATGACCCCAGTCTGCTGGGAAaaagctctgtggagaaggacctgggggtcctggtggacaatgagctgtccctgtccagcaGAGCCCAAAGAGGCCTGGGGATCCTGGGGGCATCgggatgggcactgccagcaggtcagggctgaccctgcccctgtgcccagccctggggcacctctggctgctgtgcccagctctggctcctcagcacagcagggccaggagctcctggagctgagcaagggcctggagcagctccgtgcccagggaaggctgagggagctggggctgctcagctggagaaaagaagactcAGTGAGTGGGGCCTCAgtcctgcctggccctgggtctgtccctgtgtccgttcctgtgtctgtccctgtgtctgtccctgtgtctatctctggctgtccctgtgtgagCGAGGTCAGGAtaggctgagggagctggggctgctcagctggagaggagcccaggaAGAGgggcctcagccctgcctgtccctgtgtctgtccctgtgtctgtccctgtgtccgtccctgtctctgtccctgtctgtccctgtctctgtccctgtgtctgtccctgtgtctgtccctgtgtctgtccctgtgtctgtccctgtgtgcagagctcagagcagcccaggctctgctccaggcccagccatggccccagagccacgggcaggggctgagcccagcaattcccctgcccaggaggcacaacctctgccctgggcagtgcccagccctgagcagggaccagaggggctctgggggctcctccCTGGGACATTCCAGAGCCATCTggacccagccctgtgccctgtgctcggggatggccctgctggagaagggaggtggcaccagggaccctctgtggtcccttccagcctgaccatCCTGTGAACCAGTGATATTCTGGGAAAAGAGCCCCACTGTGGAACTCTGACGTGGCTGTGGAGGGAATCAGCATCATCAAGGGACCTGAActctgttttgggttttctcatttctgtctgCCTCAGTCACATGATGAGCACGACTGGGCTTACAGAAACTGCACACAAGGGCACAGATGCAAACAGAAATCTCTGTAACAAACAGTATCTTTAGTCCTCCCATAACCTGTGGGCAAGTTATTCccaaagttggttttttttttcatatacaGACAAATAtaaagtgaaaatgaaacaaatctgACCTTTTCTTTTTGGATATTTTCTGGCAGCTTGAAGCCTTTGGCAGCTATAAAAACCCAACTTGATCTGAACTttatattctttatttctttacttcCCAGTTCTTCTAATAACTTTTTGGCGTCACCTTTCAACCTAGGAAAACGTAGTGAAAAAATGAGTGTTAAAAATTCAGGATGTGAAGAATTATGAAAAAGACCATGGCTGATTCATGTTTTACATTCAGCATTAAGCCTGCAGAAtcaaaaatgagatttaaataGTCCTGAGAGCTGTGGTAGCCGCATGACATTGAATTCATAGAGAGAACtgaatttataatattttttttccttctcagtaaGTGACTGATGTTAATAAAACCTGTTTGTAACAGCatagcagaaaggaaaatgtataTCAAATACTGTTTGGTGCTTCAGTCCTTCCTTAATAAGGACAAGGGTGTCAAACATGGATTAAGTATTTTCCTGGATAATTACCATATCATGAACTCAGCTAAAATCTCCCAAAGATTCAAAAGCAcctgaaaaatcagattatgATGGTAGAAGGAATCCAAACTAGAGACATCATAATTAGAGGTGTGGATAAATAACACTTCAGAGTAAAGAAGGTTGTGACCCAGAGGTAACAGCAGTGCCCTTTGgggtgctttaaaaaaacataatatCTACCCATCCTAGGGAGCACCAACACACAGATATGTGCAATCATGGAAAAGACATGGAATTAAAACCCTTAGACAAGAACTGAGAGAACAACTCTGAGTGTAGAATGGAATTTACCATTCCTTTACACCAATTCCCAACAtgaattttccagcttttcacCTCTCTGCCCCTCAGGCTCCATAACCTCCTACCTGGTGCTGCCATCATCGTGAGTGGCCATCAGAAGGAGGGTCCCTTCTGGTGCTTTCCTGATGAAATCCATCATCTCCCCTGAGTGCTCTGTGGAGTCATAATAACACATAGGACTACAACAACAACAGAATAACCAGAATAACACAGCTGGTTATTCCTGGCACACACATCACATTCCTACTCCTGCACCCACGGTCACAAGCATTTTTAAGGAGTCAGGGAATcaccttccagtgcctcagAGCATTCTGGTTCTCCTCACTAATAGGTAAGGAAACTTGTCATTCAAAGCTtagaaaaatgtgttaaaagCTATTGTTAGAGTAGATAATCTTTCCAGCTATGTGGAAGGATGTTAAGAGACAGATAAGCAAATTTCCTATTATGATTTTATAACTAAAATACAACAtgacaggaaaaggaattttgctGAGTGAAGCAACTGGATGTCATTTCTGGTTAAGTGCTATTGCAACCAGACTGAAATCATGGAGACCAAAGggaaatacaaaacaaaaaaagggaaaagaacaaGATAATTTAACAAAAAAGATCATTAACTATCTCAACCAACAggagaaattcag
Proteins encoded:
- the FAM3B gene encoding protein FAM3B isoform X3, producing MKLTRHLSIAALQEIGKKPVLRAPAPKRQKCDLWAPCPPGNFVYRILSGGGKQRRPKICFEDDEFINEGNYELGSGIIIAIVNYKTGKLISINFFEMWAGEHSGEMMDFIRKAPEGTLLLMATHDDGSTRLKGDAKKLLEELGSKEIKNIKFRSSWVFIAAKGFKLPENIQKEKINHSDKTKNRYKGWPAEIQIEGCIPRNLI